In the genome of Trypanosoma brucei gambiense DAL972 chromosome 4, complete sequence, the window AGGGTGTCGCAGTAATTAGATGTCGCAATCGCGGACTGTTCCCCAGTTTGATTCGCCGTTCCTTGAACCGATAATATCATATCCAGGGACCTTTCTGTGTATTCATGACCGACGTAAATTAGGACATCGTCCGTGTGTATAATATCACCGGTTGCGGGGTGCACCCATGTGCGATTATTGTTGAAAATGTCCACAGTTTCGAGTGTTTCATCGACTGATGTAGCCTCAAAGAGGGCACCGCAACCCCCACAAAATacgcagtcacctgtgaagAGTGCAAGCCGCTGCGGCAGATCTTCCTTTGGTAGCGCGTCTCCAACCAAAAACATAACGGACCCGCTGGTGTGGCCCGGGGTCGACAGCACCACGACTTTGGCACCACCACCTGCAACAATCAGCTCATCACTACCCTTAATTAATTTATTGCAGGCGTGCGGCCTGTCCACCTCTGAGCCGTAGATGTTAAGCTCCGGGGAGAGTAGCGCGCGGCACCTCTCACTACTGGATTGTGACAGGGCACGCATCTCCATGTTTCCACCAGCGTGGTCCCAATGCTTGTGGGTGGTGAGGATGTCTGTTATCATAAAATCAATTTGCGTGAGGTTCCGCACAACTTCCAGCATATTAAGTACAAGCGTTGGATCAGCAGGATCAACCACGGCGCACCGCTTCGTTTTGCAACTCAGAATAAAGTAGGCGTAATTATCCAGTAGCACTGGCACCGGCATAACAAACACACCGTCATAGCATCCTTCCCGGCACTTCTCCCCAAGATGCTTCAGGTCCACCGTCCCGCCACCCCGCGTATGAAACTCGGAACCTTTCAACACatgagg includes:
- a CDS encoding glyoxalase II, with product MMESVKQFVGPSLMVAVIIFLYVTSIASATQLVIGTAAACLLGLIPANAYFPPVWFRLNLFVCLYNLYCSELVGYRWLRFLIHKRYSVPHSDYRHGVRCLSGNIITRCPFPPHVLKGSEFHTRGGGTVDLKHLGEKCREGCYDGVFVMPVPVLLDNYAYFILSCKTKRCAVVDPADPTLVLNMLEVVRNLTQIDFMITDILTTHKHWDHAGGNMEMRALSQSSSERCRALLSPELNIYGSEVDRPHACNKLIKGSDELIVAGGGAKVVVLSTPGHTSGSVMFLVGDALPKEDLPQRLALFTGDCVFCGGCGALFEATSVDETLETVDIFNNNRTWVHPATGDIIHTDDVLIYVGHEYTERSLDMILSVQGTANQTGEQSAIATSNYCDTLAQARNGARRLRSCVVADDVYMKVTSMETKAPLHLRACTVPSTVTIEKKVNALLSLKRCVLEEFQGKPYASMAVQRAIYTSTKRNDTG